Proteins from one Actinobacillus delphinicola genomic window:
- the apaH gene encoding bis(5'-nucleosyl)-tetraphosphatase (symmetrical) ApaH, protein MATYFVGDLQGCYDELQMLLTQVNFDPSQDKLYLVGDLVARGDKSLECLQLVRSLGTQAQSVLGNHDLHLLSTAVGLKKIKPRDHVDAIFNAPDFADLIEWVREQPLLVHLPEKNLLMCHAGISPDWDLSTTVACAQEAEQVLRSENFTGLLENMYGEEPDRWSNDLTGWARLRYIVNAFTRMRFCYPDHRLEFECKLPVEQAPQGIVPWFELDNPLYKEQQIIFGHWASLLGHPMPANIYALDTGCVWGRHLTMLRWEDKKIFTQPAVKIYQ, encoded by the coding sequence ATGGCAACCTACTTTGTTGGTGATCTTCAAGGCTGTTACGATGAGCTTCAAATGCTCCTTACTCAAGTCAATTTCGATCCAAGCCAAGATAAACTCTATCTCGTTGGCGATCTCGTCGCACGTGGCGATAAGTCATTGGAATGCTTACAATTAGTCAGATCTTTAGGTACACAAGCCCAAAGTGTTTTGGGTAACCATGATTTACACCTCCTTAGCACTGCCGTTGGCTTAAAGAAAATTAAACCACGCGATCACGTTGATGCCATATTCAATGCTCCCGACTTCGCAGATTTAATCGAATGGGTTCGCGAGCAACCGCTTTTAGTTCATTTACCAGAAAAAAACCTTCTCATGTGCCATGCAGGAATTTCACCTGACTGGGATCTTTCTACAACCGTTGCCTGCGCACAGGAAGCAGAACAGGTGCTACGAAGTGAAAATTTTACAGGTTTATTGGAAAATATGTACGGCGAAGAACCTGATCGTTGGTCAAATGATTTAACGGGTTGGGCGCGTTTACGTTACATTGTAAATGCGTTTACCCGTATGCGATTTTGTTATCCCGATCATCGTTTAGAGTTTGAATGTAAACTCCCCGTAGAACAAGCACCACAAGGAATTGTGCCGTGGTTTGAATTAGACAATCCACTTTATAAAGAGCAACAAATTATTTTCGGACATTGGGCAAGTTTATTAGGACACCCGATGCCTGCTAATATTTATGCGCTAGATACGGGATGCGTTTGGGGGCGTCATCTCACGATGCTGCGTTGGGAAGATAAGAAAATTTTCACGCAACCTGCCGTAAAAATTTATCAATAA
- the dld gene encoding D-lactate dehydrogenase translates to MDHSQLISRLVDIAGQSHVITDPSKTLFYRKGYRFGEGKALAVVKPKTLLEYWKVLEACVAADVIVISQSANTGLTGGSTPDGNDYDRDIVIVNTLLLDGIQLIEKNTQVVCLAGATLYELEDILRPLHREPHSVIGSSCIGASVVGGICNNSGGALVQRGPAYTQMALFAQINEKGELELKNHLGIHLGNTPEEILTNLQQHRYSADDVEKDCGQGSDHSYCNHVREVDADTPARFNADPTRHYEASGCAGKLAVFAVRLDTFPMDKETAVFYIGTNDIQALSDVRRTMLTEFDSLPISGEYIHRDAYDLATVYGKDTFWVIKTMGTKWLPKLFALKAKADRIAEKFPFMPKHFGDKFMQVVSKFIPNQLPEKMEDFHKKYDHHLILKVGGDLIPQTREFLKNYFADSSKGGYFECDSKEAQAAMLHRFAVASAAIRYHNVHEKEVGELVALDIALRRNDKEWFEHLPEEISSKIMHKLYYGHFMCHVFHQDYILKPGVDGHELEEEMLKLLDKRGAQYPAEHNVGHLYEAKPELKKFYQDLDPTNGFNPGLGHTSKNKNWQ, encoded by the coding sequence ATGGACCATTCTCAACTTATTTCTCGATTGGTTGATATCGCTGGGCAATCCCACGTTATTACTGATCCGAGTAAAACATTATTTTATCGTAAAGGTTACCGATTTGGTGAAGGTAAGGCTTTAGCGGTAGTTAAACCAAAAACACTTTTAGAATATTGGAAAGTTTTAGAAGCTTGTGTAGCGGCAGACGTGATTGTTATTTCACAATCTGCTAATACTGGCTTAACTGGCGGTTCTACGCCAGATGGTAACGATTATGATCGAGATATCGTTATCGTAAATACATTATTACTTGATGGCATTCAGCTTATTGAAAAAAATACTCAAGTTGTATGTTTAGCTGGTGCGACTTTGTATGAGTTAGAAGATATTTTACGTCCATTACATCGTGAGCCACACTCTGTTATCGGTTCATCTTGTATCGGGGCATCGGTTGTTGGTGGTATTTGTAATAACTCAGGTGGTGCGCTTGTACAACGTGGTCCTGCATATACACAAATGGCATTGTTTGCCCAAATCAATGAAAAAGGTGAATTAGAGCTTAAAAACCACCTGGGTATTCATTTGGGTAATACACCAGAAGAGATTTTAACAAATCTTCAACAACATCGTTATTCTGCGGATGATGTAGAAAAAGATTGTGGTCAAGGCTCAGACCATTCTTATTGTAATCACGTTCGTGAAGTTGATGCAGATACACCAGCACGTTTTAATGCGGATCCAACTCGCCACTATGAAGCATCAGGTTGTGCGGGTAAATTAGCCGTATTTGCGGTACGTCTTGATACCTTCCCGATGGATAAAGAAACTGCCGTATTCTATATTGGTACTAACGATATCCAAGCATTAAGTGATGTGCGTCGTACTATGCTTACTGAATTTGATAGCTTGCCAATCTCTGGTGAATATATTCATCGTGATGCGTATGATCTTGCAACTGTTTACGGTAAAGATACCTTCTGGGTTATCAAAACAATGGGAACTAAATGGTTACCAAAACTTTTTGCCTTAAAAGCGAAAGCAGACCGTATCGCAGAAAAATTCCCATTCATGCCAAAACACTTTGGTGATAAATTTATGCAAGTGGTTTCTAAGTTTATTCCAAACCAATTGCCAGAAAAAATGGAAGATTTCCACAAGAAATACGATCATCATTTGATCTTAAAAGTGGGCGGTGATTTAATTCCACAAACTCGTGAATTCTTGAAAAACTATTTTGCGGATAGTAGCAAAGGTGGTTATTTTGAATGTGATAGTAAAGAAGCACAAGCTGCGATGTTACACCGCTTTGCTGTAGCATCTGCTGCGATTCGTTATCACAATGTACATGAAAAAGAAGTAGGCGAACTAGTTGCATTAGATATCGCTTTACGTCGTAACGATAAAGAATGGTTTGAACATCTTCCAGAAGAAATCAGTAGTAAAATTATGCATAAACTTTACTACGGACATTTCATGTGCCATGTATTCCACCAAGATTACATTTTAAAACCAGGTGTTGATGGGCATGAGCTTGAAGAAGAAATGCTTAAATTATTAGATAAACGTGGCGCACAATATCCTGCTGAGCATAATGTTGGTCACCTTTATGAAGCGAAACCAGAATTGAAAAAATTCTACCAAGACTTAGATCCAACCAATGGATTCAATCCAGGCTTAGGTCACACTTCAAAAAATAAAAACTGGCAATAA
- the nrdA gene encoding class 1a ribonucleoside-diphosphate reductase subunit alpha: MNKAKMVTKRDGRQEEIDLDKIHRVITWAAEGLENVSVSQVELRTHIQFYEGIKTADIHETIIKAAADLISKDSPDYQYLAARLAMFHLRKKAFGQYEPPHLYAHITKLVEMGKYDRALLTDYTQEEWNQMNDFIDHDRDLTFSYAAVKQFEGKYLVQNRVTGEIYESAQFLYLLVAACLFSRYPQETRLDYVRRFYDAVSTFKISLPTPIMSGVRTPTRQFSSCVLIECEDSLDSINATTSAIVKYVSQRAGIGINAGAIRGLGSPIRGGEAFHTGCIPFYKLFQSAVKSCSQGGVRGGAATVYYPFWHLEVESLLVLKNNRGVEDNRVRHMDYGVQLNKLMYQRLIKGADITLFSPSDVPGLYEAFFADQDEFERLYVKYEQDPAVRKRTVKAVELFSLLMQERASTGRIYIQNVDHCNTHSPFDPKVAPVRQSNLCLEIALPTKPLKYIHDEEGEIALCTLSAFNLGAIENLDELEELADLTVRALDALLDYQDYPVKAARNSSLRRRPLGVGVINFAYYLAKNGLRYSDGSANDLTHRTFEAIQYYLLKASMELAKEQGACELFNETTYAQGILPIDTYKKAVDELTQEPLHYDWESLRHDIQKYGIRNSTLSALMPSETSSQISNATNGIEPPRGHVSIKASKDGILKQVVPEYENLGDNYELLWEIPNNTGYLHLVGIMQKFVDQSISANTNYDPKRFADGKVPMKQLLADLLTAYKYGVKTLYYQNTRDGAEDEQNDMEDEGCAGGACKI, from the coding sequence ATGAATAAAGCAAAAATGGTGACGAAGCGTGACGGTCGTCAGGAAGAAATTGATCTTGATAAGATACATCGTGTAATTACCTGGGCGGCAGAAGGCTTAGAAAACGTCTCTGTTTCTCAAGTAGAACTACGTACACATATTCAATTTTATGAGGGAATTAAAACAGCGGATATTCACGAAACAATTATTAAAGCCGCTGCTGATTTAATCAGTAAAGATTCTCCGGATTATCAATATCTTGCAGCTCGTTTAGCGATGTTCCATTTGCGTAAAAAAGCATTTGGACAATACGAACCACCACATCTTTATGCTCACATTACTAAATTAGTGGAAATGGGCAAATATGATCGTGCACTTTTAACGGACTACACACAAGAAGAATGGAATCAAATGAATGATTTCATTGATCATGATCGTGATTTAACTTTTTCCTATGCGGCAGTGAAACAATTTGAAGGGAAATATCTTGTACAAAATCGTGTAACGGGTGAAATCTATGAGTCAGCACAGTTCCTTTATTTATTAGTCGCAGCATGCTTATTCTCCCGTTATCCGCAAGAAACACGTCTTGACTATGTGCGCCGTTTTTATGATGCGGTTTCGACATTTAAAATTTCGTTACCTACTCCAATTATGTCAGGAGTACGTACGCCAACACGTCAATTTAGCTCTTGTGTATTAATTGAATGTGAAGACAGTTTAGATTCAATTAATGCGACAACCTCTGCCATTGTAAAATATGTTTCTCAACGTGCAGGGATCGGAATTAATGCTGGGGCAATCCGTGGATTAGGAAGCCCAATTCGTGGCGGGGAAGCTTTCCATACTGGTTGTATTCCATTTTATAAACTTTTCCAAAGTGCTGTAAAATCCTGTTCTCAAGGTGGGGTACGTGGCGGTGCTGCGACAGTTTACTATCCATTCTGGCACCTTGAAGTTGAAAGTTTATTAGTGCTTAAAAATAACCGTGGGGTAGAAGATAACCGTGTTCGTCATATGGACTACGGCGTACAGCTTAATAAATTGATGTATCAACGCCTAATTAAAGGCGCAGATATCACTTTATTTAGCCCATCTGATGTACCAGGACTTTATGAAGCTTTCTTCGCCGATCAAGACGAATTTGAACGTTTGTATGTTAAATACGAACAAGATCCCGCTGTGCGTAAACGTACTGTGAAAGCGGTTGAGTTATTCTCTTTATTAATGCAAGAACGTGCTTCAACTGGACGTATTTATATTCAAAACGTTGACCACTGTAATACACACTCACCATTTGATCCGAAAGTGGCACCTGTACGTCAATCTAACCTTTGTTTAGAAATCGCGTTACCAACTAAACCATTGAAATATATTCATGACGAAGAAGGTGAAATTGCACTTTGTACATTATCGGCATTCAACTTAGGTGCGATTGAAAATCTTGATGAATTAGAAGAACTTGCAGATTTAACAGTACGTGCATTAGACGCATTACTTGATTATCAAGATTATCCAGTGAAAGCAGCACGTAACAGCTCATTACGCCGTCGTCCATTAGGAGTGGGGGTAATTAACTTTGCTTATTACCTCGCGAAAAATGGATTACGTTATTCAGATGGTAGCGCAAATGATTTAACGCACCGGACATTTGAAGCAATTCAATACTACTTATTGAAAGCCTCAATGGAATTAGCGAAAGAACAAGGTGCATGTGAACTCTTTAATGAAACGACTTACGCACAAGGTATCTTACCGATTGATACTTATAAGAAAGCGGTGGATGAGTTAACACAAGAACCATTGCATTATGACTGGGAAAGTTTACGTCATGATATTCAAAAATATGGTATCCGTAACTCAACCCTTAGTGCATTAATGCCATCTGAAACATCATCACAAATTTCGAATGCAACCAATGGTATTGAGCCACCACGTGGACATGTAAGTATTAAAGCCTCTAAAGACGGTATATTAAAACAAGTGGTACCAGAGTATGAAAATCTCGGTGACAATTACGAATTATTATGGGAAATCCCAAATAATACGGGTTATCTTCACCTTGTAGGTATCATGCAAAAATTCGTGGATCAGTCTATTTCTGCTAATACGAACTATGATCCAAAACGTTTTGCTGATGGCAAAGTACCAATGAAACAATTACTTGCAGATTTATTAACTGCCTATAAATATGGCGTAAAAACACTGTATTATCAAAATACCCGTGACGGTGCTGAAGACGAACAAAACGATATGGAAGACGAAGGCTGCGCAGGCGGTGCATGTAAAATCTAA
- the rsmA gene encoding 16S rRNA (adenine(1518)-N(6)/adenine(1519)-N(6))-dimethyltransferase RsmA produces the protein MSSKTHLGHTARKRFGQNFLSDDRVILDIVNAIHPQENQFLVEIGPGLGALTEPVADRVEHLTVVELDRDLAKRLRHHPFLNHKLTVIETDAMQFNFRDLYTQENLAEKGQKLRVFGNLPYNISTPLMFHLFDYCDVIQDMHFMLQKEVVKRLAAAPNSKAYGRLTVMTQYFCQVYPVLDVPPTAFKPAPKVDSAVVRLIPHTTLPYVAKDLKLLNQICTNAFNQRRKTLRNALGQYLSEEQIIALGIDPNARAENLSVADFVNIANWVYDNPVVKE, from the coding sequence ATGAGTTCAAAAACCCATTTAGGTCATACGGCACGTAAACGTTTTGGTCAAAACTTTTTATCCGATGATCGTGTGATTTTAGACATTGTTAACGCAATCCATCCTCAAGAAAACCAATTTTTAGTAGAAATCGGTCCTGGTCTTGGCGCTTTAACTGAGCCGGTTGCAGATCGTGTTGAACACTTAACCGTTGTTGAGCTTGACCGTGATTTAGCTAAACGTTTACGCCACCATCCGTTTTTAAACCACAAGTTAACCGTGATTGAAACCGATGCAATGCAATTTAATTTCCGTGATCTTTATACGCAAGAAAATCTTGCAGAGAAAGGTCAGAAATTGCGCGTCTTCGGTAACTTACCATACAACATTTCTACCCCATTGATGTTCCACCTTTTTGACTACTGTGATGTCATTCAAGACATGCACTTTATGCTCCAAAAAGAAGTGGTAAAACGCTTAGCCGCAGCCCCAAATAGCAAGGCTTATGGTCGTTTAACCGTGATGACACAATATTTCTGCCAAGTGTATCCTGTGCTAGATGTGCCACCAACAGCATTTAAACCAGCGCCAAAAGTCGATTCGGCGGTTGTCCGTTTGATTCCGCACACCACTCTGCCGTATGTGGCAAAAGATTTAAAATTATTAAATCAAATTTGTACCAATGCGTTTAACCAACGCCGTAAAACCTTACGTAACGCACTCGGTCAATATTTATCCGAAGAACAAATTATTGCACTCGGTATCGATCCAAATGCGCGTGCTGAAAACCTAAGCGTGGCGGATTTTGTGAATATTGCAAACTGGGTTTACGATAACCCTGTGGTAAAAGAATAA
- the nrdB gene encoding class Ia ribonucleoside-diphosphate reductase subunit beta: MTYTTFSQKKNDQLKEPMFFGQNVNVSRYDQQKYETFEKLIEKQLSFFWRPEEVDVSQDRIDYQALPEHEKHIFISNLKYQTLLDSIQGRSPNVAFLPLVSIPELETWIETWTFSETIHSRSYTHIIRNIVNNPSLVFDDIVTNEEIIKRASDISRYYDELIRDSQLYELFGEGTYDVNDEQVHVDLRTLKKRLYLCLMSVNVLEAIRFYVSFACSFAFAERHLMEGNAKIIKFIARDEALHLTGTQHILNIMASGQDDPEMAEIAQECKQEAYEIFIAAAEQEKEWAKYLFKDGSMIGLNKDILTQYIEYITNIRMQAVGLPLPFETRSNPIPWINAWLVSDNVQVAPQEVEVSSYLVGQIDSKVDSNDFSDFDL, from the coding sequence ATGACTTACACTACCTTCTCGCAAAAGAAAAATGATCAGTTAAAAGAACCAATGTTTTTTGGTCAAAATGTGAATGTTTCACGCTATGATCAACAAAAATATGAAACCTTTGAAAAACTTATCGAAAAACAATTATCGTTTTTCTGGCGCCCAGAAGAAGTAGATGTGTCTCAAGATCGTATTGACTACCAAGCCTTACCAGAACACGAAAAACATATTTTTATCAGTAACTTAAAATATCAAACGTTACTCGATTCTATTCAAGGTCGTAGCCCAAATGTTGCCTTTTTACCATTGGTTTCTATTCCAGAATTAGAAACTTGGATCGAAACATGGACATTCTCTGAAACGATTCACTCTCGTTCCTATACGCATATTATTCGTAATATCGTGAATAATCCTTCTCTCGTATTCGATGACATCGTTACCAATGAAGAGATTATCAAACGTGCAAGTGACATTTCTCGTTACTACGACGAACTCATTCGTGATAGCCAACTTTATGAATTATTTGGCGAAGGGACTTATGATGTAAACGATGAACAAGTACACGTTGATTTACGCACACTTAAAAAACGTTTATATCTTTGCTTAATGAGCGTAAATGTTCTTGAAGCAATTCGTTTCTATGTTTCATTCGCTTGCTCTTTTGCTTTTGCAGAACGCCACCTTATGGAAGGGAATGCAAAAATTATTAAATTTATCGCACGTGATGAAGCCTTACATTTAACTGGTACTCAACATATCTTAAATATCATGGCATCAGGTCAAGACGATCCAGAAATGGCGGAAATTGCGCAAGAATGTAAACAAGAGGCTTACGAAATTTTTATCGCAGCAGCTGAACAAGAAAAAGAATGGGCAAAATATCTTTTCAAAGATGGCTCAATGATCGGTTTAAATAAGGATATCCTTACCCAATACATTGAATATATTACGAATATTCGTATGCAAGCGGTGGGGCTACCTTTACCATTTGAAACACGTTCAAACCCAATTCCATGGATCAACGCATGGCTTGTATCTGATAACGTACAAGTAGCGCCACAAGAAGTAGAAGTCAGTTCTTACTTAGTCGGTCAAATTGACTCCAAAGTAGATAGTAACGATTTCTCTGATTTCGATCTTTAA
- the pssA gene encoding CDP-diacylglycerol--serine O-phosphatidyltransferase, which produces MLIDRTKMAEKKLSALPCLPLDAGDMEFIYRPAEFKKEIIQQIRQAKRRIYITALYWQKDEAGKEILDEVLQAKARNPELDVKILVDWHRAQRNLLGAAKTQTNADWYCEACACLSCHEILFFGVPINTREVFGVLHVKGFVFDDTILYSGASINNVYLHHSDRYRFDRYHKIKNTALANSLVDFINGYLLDPAAVHALDKANPVKTKEIRAAIKNYRKNLAQTGHYNFIPSMNKQDAQHMLTVSPLFGLGKTNNKLNSVIQNLFQIVENKLTICTPYFNFPLPLQKRLKWLLKQGKQVEIIVGDKTANDFYIPPSEPFKMAGGLPYLYENNLRHFSKKFDDYIQSGQLVIRIWKDGDNSYHLKGVWVDNDYMLLTGNNLNPRAWRLDAENGLLIHDPNHELTAKADEELALIRQHTTILKSYTELETMDDYPAPVQKLLKKFRRLKADAVVKMIL; this is translated from the coding sequence ATGTTAATTGATCGTACCAAGATGGCGGAAAAAAAGCTTTCCGCTTTACCTTGTCTTCCACTTGATGCGGGAGATATGGAATTTATTTATCGCCCTGCTGAATTTAAAAAAGAAATCATTCAGCAAATTCGTCAAGCAAAGCGACGTATTTATATTACAGCTTTATATTGGCAAAAAGATGAGGCAGGTAAAGAGATTCTTGACGAAGTTTTACAAGCAAAAGCACGTAATCCTGAACTTGACGTAAAAATCTTAGTGGATTGGCATCGCGCGCAACGCAATTTACTTGGCGCGGCAAAAACCCAAACGAATGCAGATTGGTATTGTGAAGCATGTGCCTGTCTATCCTGTCATGAAATTTTATTCTTTGGTGTACCAATTAATACTCGTGAAGTCTTCGGTGTATTGCACGTAAAAGGATTTGTATTTGATGATACGATTCTTTACAGCGGAGCGAGTATTAATAATGTGTATTTACATCATAGCGACAGATATCGTTTCGACCGTTATCATAAAATCAAAAATACCGCATTGGCGAATAGCTTAGTAGATTTTATCAATGGCTATTTATTGGATCCTGCTGCCGTTCATGCACTTGATAAAGCAAATCCAGTTAAAACAAAAGAAATTCGTGCGGCTATTAAGAATTACCGTAAAAATCTTGCTCAAACAGGACATTATAATTTTATTCCGTCCATGAATAAGCAAGACGCACAGCATATGTTGACTGTATCTCCTTTATTTGGACTAGGGAAAACCAATAATAAATTAAATTCGGTTATCCAGAATCTATTCCAAATTGTGGAAAATAAATTAACGATTTGTACACCGTACTTCAATTTCCCATTACCGTTACAAAAACGCTTAAAATGGCTATTGAAACAAGGTAAACAAGTCGAAATTATTGTGGGAGATAAAACGGCGAATGATTTCTATATTCCGCCTTCAGAACCTTTCAAAATGGCGGGTGGCTTGCCGTATTTATATGAAAATAATTTAAGACACTTTAGTAAGAAGTTTGATGATTATATTCAGTCAGGACAATTGGTAATTCGTATTTGGAAAGATGGTGATAACAGTTACCACTTAAAAGGTGTATGGGTGGACAACGATTACATGTTGTTAACAGGAAATAACCTTAACCCACGAGCATGGCGCTTAGATGCAGAAAATGGTTTATTGATTCACGATCCAAATCATGAGCTTACTGCCAAAGCGGATGAAGAACTTGCCCTTATTCGCCAACATACGACTATTCTGAAAAGTTATACAGAGTTGGAAACAATGGATGATTATCCTGCACCAGTTCAAAAACTTCTCAAAAAATTCCGCCGCCTTAAAGCGGATGCCGTTGTTAAAATGATTCTTTAA
- the yfaE gene encoding class I ribonucleotide reductase maintenance protein YfaE → MSDFKIILKKSRHTFHFHQQTSLLTAIENQGFRPEYQCRNGYCGACRTKLLSGKVSYPTPPLAFINQNEVLLCCCQVEDDLELDL, encoded by the coding sequence ATGTCTGACTTTAAAATTATCTTAAAGAAAAGCCGCCATACTTTTCACTTCCACCAACAAACAAGTTTACTTACCGCCATTGAAAACCAAGGTTTCCGCCCTGAATACCAATGTCGTAATGGCTACTGCGGTGCGTGTCGAACTAAACTTCTCTCAGGTAAAGTCAGCTACCCGACTCCCCCTCTCGCCTTCATCAACCAAAACGAAGTTTTGTTGTGTTGTTGTCAGGTAGAAGACGATTTAGAACTCGATCTTTGA
- a CDS encoding TrmH family RNA methyltransferase, translating into MMKSSKPTFQESKQTNRFRERVAHEKKSQGKTTFQEKLASRPTFKKNSRPARKETEQVTRTQTSLSTAAGNGSVNVIIKKTERKAQSYEKKTGPLSPRAPEKIKKNRAQEMKVYGEKACLALFKEHPENIIRAWSTVQMSHRIGEIFSYLAANKKAYHVVSQEELNLASGTEHNGGICFLVKKPRTFTLSGYLDIPRKKDALILVNRISNAYNLGGIIRTAAIFGVTGVISDNMANLYNSATLRVAEGGMEYIRPLSAEDNISALDLLREKGYQVVHLSPNGNKTSLGQMKFDDKVVFVLSEEADDELIQPQDLHPNLTPTNPLQTELNISVATGILLSHWATQY; encoded by the coding sequence ATGATGAAATCAAGCAAACCAACATTCCAAGAATCAAAACAAACTAACCGTTTCCGTGAGCGTGTTGCTCATGAAAAAAAATCTCAAGGAAAAACGACTTTCCAAGAAAAATTGGCATCTCGTCCAACTTTCAAAAAAAATTCACGTCCAGCACGTAAAGAAACTGAACAAGTTACCCGTACTCAAACTTCACTTTCCACCGCCGCTGGCAACGGTTCTGTAAACGTCATTATCAAAAAAACAGAACGTAAAGCACAAAGTTATGAAAAGAAAACAGGGCCACTTTCACCTCGTGCTCCAGAAAAAATTAAAAAAAATCGTGCGCAAGAAATGAAAGTATATGGGGAAAAAGCGTGTTTAGCACTTTTTAAAGAACATCCAGAAAATATCATTCGTGCGTGGAGTACCGTACAGATGTCCCATCGCATCGGTGAGATTTTTAGTTATTTAGCAGCGAATAAAAAAGCATATCACGTAGTTTCTCAAGAAGAACTCAATCTCGCAAGCGGTACTGAGCATAATGGCGGTATCTGTTTCTTAGTGAAAAAACCGCGAACCTTTACGCTTTCTGGCTACTTAGATATTCCACGTAAAAAAGATGCACTTATCTTGGTCAACCGTATTTCTAACGCCTATAATTTAGGTGGCATTATCCGTACTGCGGCTATTTTTGGGGTTACCGGTGTCATTAGTGACAATATGGCAAACCTCTATAATTCTGCAACTTTACGTGTAGCAGAAGGCGGTATGGAATATATTCGCCCATTAAGCGCTGAAGATAACATCAGCGCCTTAGATTTACTACGTGAAAAAGGCTACCAAGTAGTTCATCTTAGCCCGAATGGTAATAAAACTTCACTTGGTCAAATGAAATTTGATGATAAAGTCGTTTTTGTATTGAGCGAAGAAGCCGATGATGAATTGATACAGCCACAAGATTTACATCCAAATCTTACTCCAACTAACCCATTACAAACGGAATTAAACATTAGTGTTGCAACAGGTATTTTACTTTCTCACTGGGCAACACAATATTAA